In Brachypodium distachyon strain Bd21 chromosome 2, Brachypodium_distachyon_v3.0, whole genome shotgun sequence, one genomic interval encodes:
- the LOC100834186 gene encoding probable E3 ubiquitin-protein ligase XBOS36 has product MEVLMDAAFRRAADAAHPVLAAAEKGDVASLIKLFATRPNAVSSTTRLEKNTALHITASKGHASFVQQFLLCMDKNVAFAFSENNDGDTPLHLAARAGHLEVVELLIKYAAWAMGIDAALEVLNSPTYIHYPCIHYV; this is encoded by the exons ATGGAAG TGCTCATGGATGCGGCGTTCAGGAGAGCCGCGGATGCCG CACACCCAGtgctcgcggcggcggagaaagGGGACGTGGCGAGCCTGATAAAGCTCTTCGCCACAAGACCCAACGCCGTTAGCTCCACGACGAGGCTGGAGAAGAACACGGCGCTTCACATCACGGCGTCGAAAGGCCACGCCTCGTTCGTCCAACAGTTCCTTCTCTGCATGGACAAGAACGTGGCCTTCGCCTTCAGCGAGAACAACGACGGAGATACGCCGCTCCACctggcggcgagggcgggCCATCTGGAAGTGGTAGAGCTTCTGATCAAATACGCGGCGTGGGCAATGGGGATCGATGCCGCCTTAGAGGTTCTCAACTCACCAACATATATACATTATCCATGCATCCATTATGTTTGA
- the LOC104582772 gene encoding uncharacterized protein LOC104582772 isoform X2, whose product MQLSVRLVQLWSEWEIRLLVLLSFTLQLFLFFTGGLRRRSSDKLLRFSIWLAYLGADMIAFYTLGQISRLGDSMNSRDPFTGTMSLAFFWAPFLLVHLGGQDTITAFSSEDNNLWLRHFLNLLVEYAERIWALKYGSKNDLNSTTSNFENKHLPPLSVDKDRYCDIVCYALHTACYIRGFLAGRATFQMGHEIRFTLVDYFGRFAEHGAKLKIIEMELAIIYDDLYTKAVVFRTWTGSIFRCAVQISTVVAFVLFRIDRKESYSRVDVAITYALLTGSIFMEFVSIFMAMISPWAWAFLKARNLHWLTNMFWSIFNTVQPEKRLWWSNSMGQYNLLLSIFSNESPTIGVIINIMNYIGLAKLLNRSWHTKDIALESLMNHHHVYISVTARDEGTTLRVLNLHIPDAAHQGVHSKAQQVYAGRVPQSAV is encoded by the exons ATGCAATTGTCAGTTAGATTGGTGCAGCTATGGAGCGAATGGGAAATCAGATTGCTTGTGCTTCTCAGTTTCACGCTGCaactcttcctcttcttcacaGGGGGTCTTAGGCGGAGAAGCAGCGACAAATTGCTTAGATTCTCTATTTGGTTGGCTTATTTGGGAGCAGACATGATTGCATTTTATACTCTTGGTCAGATCTCTCGACTTGGAGATTCTATGAATAGTAGGGATCCGTTTACTGGGACCATGTCTTTGGCATTCTTTTGGGCACCTTTCCTCCTTGTTCATCTTGGCGGACAAGACACCATCACCGCCTTCTCATCTGAGGATAACAATTTGTGGCTGAGGCATTTTCTAAATCTTCTTGTTGAG TATGCGGAGAGGATATGGGCTCTCAAGTATGGTAGTAAGAATGACCTTAATAGCACCACTAGTAACTTCGAAAACAAGCATTTGCCACCACTAAGTGTTGACAAAGATAGATATTGTGACATTGTTTGCTATGCTCTCCATACGGCATGCTATATTCGGGGATTCCTTGCAGGACGTGCAACTTTTCAAATGGGACATGAAATTCGGTTTACACTAGTAGATTATTTTGGAAGATTCGCAGAGCATGGGGCAAAACTTAAGATCATCGAGATGGAGCTTGCAATAATATATGATGACCTCTACACCAAGGCTGTAGTGTTTCGGACATGGACAGGTAGCATTTTCCGTTGTGCTGTACAGATCTCTACAGTGGTTGCTTTTGTGCTCTTCCGTATAGATAGAAAAGAAAGCTACAGCAGAGTAGATGTTGCAATAACATATGCATTACTCACTGGTAGCATTTTTATGGAATTTGTTTCAATCTTCATGGCAATGATCTCACCATGGGCATGGGCATTTTTGAAAGCACGGAATTTGCACTGGCTCACCAACATGTTTTGGTCTATTTTCAATACTGTTCAACCAGAGAAGAGGCTGTGGTGGTCAAATTCCATGGGGCAGTATAACCTTCTGCTCTCCATTTTCTCTAATGAATCACCAACCATTGGCGTAATAATAAATATCATGAATTATATCGGTTTGGCTAAGCTCTTGAATCGCTCATGGCACACAAAGGATATCGCTCTTGAATCGCTAATGAATCACCATCACGTCTACATATCCGTGACCGCGCGTGACGAGGGAACAACTCTTCGAGTCctcaaccttcatataccTGATGCAGCCCATCAGGGGGTCCACTCGAAGGCCcaacaagtatatgcaggtcGAGTCCCTCAAAGTGCGGTTTGA
- the LOC104582772 gene encoding uncharacterized protein LOC104582772 isoform X1 → MQLSVRLVQLWSEWEIRLLVLLSFTLQLFLFFTGGLRRRSSDKLLRFSIWLAYLGADMIAFYTLGQISRLGDSMNSRDPFTGTMSLAFFWAPFLLVHLGGQDTITAFSSEDNNLWLRHFLNLLVEVSLALYVFWKSMVNSKQLLIPAMLVFFSGIIKYAERIWALKYGSKNDLNSTTSNFENKHLPPLSVDKDRYCDIVCYALHTACYIRGFLAGRATFQMGHEIRFTLVDYFGRFAEHGAKLKIIEMELAIIYDDLYTKAVVFRTWTGSIFRCAVQISTVVAFVLFRIDRKESYSRVDVAITYALLTGSIFMEFVSIFMAMISPWAWAFLKARNLHWLTNMFWSIFNTVQPEKRLWWSNSMGQYNLLLSIFSNESPTIGVIINIMNYIGLAKLLNRSWHTKDIALESLMNHHHVYISVTARDEGTTLRVLNLHIPDAAHQGVHSKAQQVYAGRVPQSAV, encoded by the coding sequence ATGCAATTGTCAGTTAGATTGGTGCAGCTATGGAGCGAATGGGAAATCAGATTGCTTGTGCTTCTCAGTTTCACGCTGCaactcttcctcttcttcacaGGGGGTCTTAGGCGGAGAAGCAGCGACAAATTGCTTAGATTCTCTATTTGGTTGGCTTATTTGGGAGCAGACATGATTGCATTTTATACTCTTGGTCAGATCTCTCGACTTGGAGATTCTATGAATAGTAGGGATCCGTTTACTGGGACCATGTCTTTGGCATTCTTTTGGGCACCTTTCCTCCTTGTTCATCTTGGCGGACAAGACACCATCACCGCCTTCTCATCTGAGGATAACAATTTGTGGCTGAGGCATTTTCTAAATCTTCTTGTTGAGGTCAGCCTTGCATTATATGTCTTTTGGAAATCAATGGTGAACAGCAAACAGCTTCTAATTCCGGCCATGTTGGTGTTTTTTTCTGGAATAATCAAGTATGCGGAGAGGATATGGGCTCTCAAGTATGGTAGTAAGAATGACCTTAATAGCACCACTAGTAACTTCGAAAACAAGCATTTGCCACCACTAAGTGTTGACAAAGATAGATATTGTGACATTGTTTGCTATGCTCTCCATACGGCATGCTATATTCGGGGATTCCTTGCAGGACGTGCAACTTTTCAAATGGGACATGAAATTCGGTTTACACTAGTAGATTATTTTGGAAGATTCGCAGAGCATGGGGCAAAACTTAAGATCATCGAGATGGAGCTTGCAATAATATATGATGACCTCTACACCAAGGCTGTAGTGTTTCGGACATGGACAGGTAGCATTTTCCGTTGTGCTGTACAGATCTCTACAGTGGTTGCTTTTGTGCTCTTCCGTATAGATAGAAAAGAAAGCTACAGCAGAGTAGATGTTGCAATAACATATGCATTACTCACTGGTAGCATTTTTATGGAATTTGTTTCAATCTTCATGGCAATGATCTCACCATGGGCATGGGCATTTTTGAAAGCACGGAATTTGCACTGGCTCACCAACATGTTTTGGTCTATTTTCAATACTGTTCAACCAGAGAAGAGGCTGTGGTGGTCAAATTCCATGGGGCAGTATAACCTTCTGCTCTCCATTTTCTCTAATGAATCACCAACCATTGGCGTAATAATAAATATCATGAATTATATCGGTTTGGCTAAGCTCTTGAATCGCTCATGGCACACAAAGGATATCGCTCTTGAATCGCTAATGAATCACCATCACGTCTACATATCCGTGACCGCGCGTGACGAGGGAACAACTCTTCGAGTCctcaaccttcatataccTGATGCAGCCCATCAGGGGGTCCACTCGAAGGCCcaacaagtatatgcaggtcGAGTCCCTCAAAGTGCGGTTTGA